In the genome of Christensenella timonensis, one region contains:
- a CDS encoding SLOG family protein — translation MNKTHVCCFTGHRPHKLPFLRDEDHPQYRLLEQRLTKEILEKVLLHGCDTFLCGMAQGTDMLCAELILKLRVLIGEHLRLVCVIPYLAQAQRWDAAEQGRYKSILAQADRKILLGNEYTDGCLLARNRFLADHSMHMIAVYDGISAGGTRYTLGYARRKDLSICVVDPNSLIPFSYE, via the coding sequence ATGAACAAAACCCATGTTTGCTGCTTCACCGGGCACCGCCCCCACAAGCTGCCCTTCCTGCGCGATGAAGACCATCCACAGTACAGGCTGTTAGAGCAGCGGCTCACCAAGGAAATACTGGAAAAAGTGCTGCTGCACGGCTGTGATACCTTTTTGTGTGGGATGGCGCAGGGTACTGATATGCTGTGTGCCGAACTAATTTTGAAGCTGCGCGTACTGATCGGCGAACACCTGCGGCTCGTATGCGTGATTCCCTACCTCGCACAGGCACAGCGTTGGGATGCGGCGGAGCAAGGACGTTACAAAAGCATCCTTGCGCAGGCAGACCGCAAAATTCTTTTGGGCAATGAATATACCGACGGCTGCCTGCTTGCCCGCAACCGTTTTTTGGCAGATCATTCCATGCACATGATCGCCGTTTATGACGGGATATCTGCAGGCGGTACGAGGTATACCCTCGGATATGCCCGCCGGAAAGACCTTTCGATATGCGTGGTCGACCCAAACAGCCTTATTCCTTTTTCATATGAATAA